From the genome of Kosmotoga arenicorallina S304, one region includes:
- a CDS encoding hydroxyacid dehydrogenase — protein sequence MFRLHANDPLSKEAMELLKSSGFFEITAEHFDKEELIKNMDDIEFLVVRSATKVTSDVLNAGKKLKVVGRAGTGLDNIDTKTAKELGIKVYNTPGANAISVAELALGLLLSLVRHIPRGTQGLKEGKWEKKVLKGHEIFGKTLGIIGFGAIGREVAKRAAGFGMKIIAYDPFVEETDLPVHLTKELNNLLKEADVITLHLPLTEDTKHIIGESEFANMKDGVIIINAARGGIVDEQALYNALISGKVSGAALDVFEVEPPIDELRRKLLGLDNVIATPHIGASTHEGQTRVGILMARKLIEVAKEMSSL from the coding sequence GGCTTCATGCCAATGACCCCCTTTCAAAGGAAGCCATGGAATTGCTGAAATCTTCCGGGTTTTTTGAAATTACCGCAGAGCATTTTGATAAAGAAGAGCTCATAAAGAACATGGATGACATAGAATTTCTCGTTGTAAGAAGTGCGACAAAGGTAACCTCTGACGTGCTGAATGCGGGTAAGAAGCTGAAGGTTGTAGGGCGAGCCGGAACCGGCCTGGACAATATAGATACAAAAACAGCAAAGGAACTGGGAATAAAAGTCTACAACACTCCTGGTGCCAACGCCATATCTGTGGCCGAATTAGCCTTAGGTCTTCTGCTTTCACTGGTGCGCCATATTCCCCGTGGCACTCAAGGGCTTAAAGAAGGCAAGTGGGAAAAGAAGGTGTTGAAAGGGCACGAAATTTTCGGAAAAACCCTTGGCATTATTGGTTTCGGCGCAATTGGAAGAGAAGTGGCAAAGCGGGCAGCAGGTTTTGGCATGAAAATCATTGCCTATGATCCTTTTGTCGAAGAAACTGACCTTCCCGTACATTTGACAAAAGAGCTAAATAATCTATTAAAAGAAGCTGATGTGATTACTTTGCATCTACCCTTAACCGAAGACACTAAACATATTATCGGTGAAAGCGAATTTGCAAACATGAAAGATGGTGTTATAATTATCAATGCTGCCAGGGGTGGCATTGTGGATGAGCAGGCTCTATACAATGCTCTGATAAGCGGAAAAGTCTCAGGAGCTGCCCTCGATGTTTTTGAAGTTGAACCACCGATTGATGAACTGAGAAGGAAATTGCTGGGTCTGGACAATGTGATAGCTACCCCTCATATTGGTGCTAGCACTCA